In one window of Elusimicrobiota bacterium DNA:
- the leuC gene encoding 3-isopropylmalate dehydratase large subunit: MKQTITQKILAKHSGKKEVHPGEFIDANVDIALGNDITAPLAIKQFREIGVKSVFDKNKVVIVQDHFTPNKDIKSAEQCKFVREFAHEQKLKNFFDCGSVGIEHVLLPEQGLVGPGQVVIGADSHTCTYGALGAFSTGVGSTDLAAIWSRGKVWLKVPETIKFVYKGKRKKWVYGKDLILYTIGKIGVDGANYKSMEFTGEVIRSLPMPERLTMSNMAIEAGGKNGIIEPDEITLKYEKSRFKGRMELHKSDADAQYCDIVEIDVSKMDPQVALPHLPENSKSVKEVKNITIDQSVIGSCTNGHLEDLEIAAKILKGKKVHPYVRLLIFPATPAIYMQAIKKGYIETFIKAGGIVNPPTCGPCLGGHLGILTKGERCIATTNRNFVGRMGDLESEVYLSNPAVAAASAIKGKIAGPEEV, from the coding sequence ATGAAACAAACTATAACGCAAAAAATATTGGCAAAACACTCAGGAAAAAAAGAAGTCCATCCGGGTGAATTTATCGATGCAAATGTGGATATTGCTCTTGGAAATGACATTACTGCGCCCCTGGCAATTAAGCAGTTCAGGGAAATCGGAGTGAAGAGTGTCTTTGACAAAAATAAAGTTGTAATAGTCCAGGATCATTTCACGCCGAACAAAGACATAAAATCCGCTGAACAATGCAAGTTCGTAAGAGAATTTGCGCATGAACAAAAATTGAAAAATTTCTTTGATTGCGGCTCAGTCGGGATAGAACATGTATTATTGCCGGAACAGGGCCTTGTCGGGCCCGGGCAGGTTGTAATAGGCGCGGACTCTCATACCTGCACTTATGGCGCATTAGGGGCATTTTCAACAGGCGTAGGTTCCACAGACCTGGCGGCCATCTGGTCCAGAGGAAAGGTATGGCTTAAGGTTCCGGAGACAATCAAGTTTGTCTATAAGGGTAAAAGGAAAAAATGGGTTTATGGCAAAGACCTGATTCTTTATACAATCGGAAAAATCGGTGTTGATGGAGCAAATTACAAATCAATGGAATTCACAGGCGAGGTAATAAGAAGCCTTCCCATGCCGGAAAGGCTTACCATGTCCAACATGGCTATCGAGGCTGGCGGGAAAAACGGTATTATCGAGCCTGATGAAATCACTTTGAAATATGAAAAATCAAGGTTTAAAGGCAGGATGGAACTTCACAAATCCGATGCTGATGCGCAATATTGCGACATCGTAGAAATAGATGTTTCTAAAATGGATCCTCAGGTCGCTTTACCGCATCTTCCTGAAAACTCAAAATCAGTTAAGGAAGTTAAGAATATTACAATAGACCAGTCAGTAATAGGTTCATGTACTAATGGCCATCTTGAAGATTTAGAGATAGCTGCAAAAATCCTTAAAGGAAAAAAAGTTCACCCTTATGTGCGCCTGCTTATTTTCCCGGCAACCCCGGCGATTTACATGCAGGCAATAAAAAAGGGATACATTGAAACTTTTATAAAAGCGGGGGGAATTGTTAATCCTCCGACGTGCGGGCCCTGCCTCGGCGGCCATCTTGGCATATTGACCAAAGGCGAAAGGTGTATTGCTACAACTAACAGGAATTTTGTCGGCAGAATGGGTGATCTTGAAAGCGAGGTTTATCTTTCAAACCCCGCTGTAGCTGCAGCAAGCGCTATAAAAGGCAAAATAGCAGGCCCGGAAGAGGTATAA
- a CDS encoding isoamylase early set domain-containing protein: MTNPEIEKKLSILPSYLKKQNAPAYLTSKIIQRLSLLEKPRQTEGFSFFVLRWSLAIAALWIIGISLFFKMDTINKVKVKFVVINRNAETISIVGDFNKWDKNANKLIKNGDKWLLEMNLRPGRYQYMFVVNGSDWVTDQKAREIIDDGFGQSNSILDTNSAQTEKI; the protein is encoded by the coding sequence ATGACAAATCCAGAAATCGAAAAGAAACTAAGTATACTGCCTTCCTATCTAAAAAAACAAAACGCACCCGCATATTTAACCTCCAAAATTATTCAAAGGCTTTCACTTCTGGAAAAACCAAGACAAACAGAAGGGTTTTCTTTTTTTGTATTAAGATGGAGTTTGGCAATTGCAGCATTATGGATAATCGGCATATCGCTTTTCTTCAAAATGGATACTATAAATAAGGTAAAAGTGAAATTTGTCGTAATAAACCGGAATGCCGAAACAATTTCTATTGTAGGCGATTTTAATAAGTGGGATAAAAACGCAAATAAACTTATTAAAAATGGCGATAAGTGGTTGCTTGAAATGAACCTGCGGCCCGGAAGATACCAGTATATGTTTGTTGTAAATGGAAGTGACTGGGTGACTGACCAGAAAGCGCGGGAAATAATTGATGATGGTTTCGGGCAGTCCAATTCGATTCTTGATACAAATAGCGCGCAAACGGAAAAAATATAA
- a CDS encoding sigma-70 family RNA polymerase sigma factor, which produces MDEQKIKVYINEILSGNQDSYKFLIEEYKNSVYNLVFKFCGNCNDAEDITSESFVRAYKNIKAYNIERSFKNWLFSIAVNAARDMLRKKKNLTASIDASIFLEESEIRVQFSDESGNPETLLFDKEEAERILAAINVLPEKYRIVIILRYLENLSYEEISNIIQKPLGTVKTRIHRAQKILSKNLPE; this is translated from the coding sequence ATGGATGAACAAAAGATAAAGGTATATATTAATGAAATCCTTTCAGGGAATCAGGATTCATATAAATTCCTGATAGAGGAATACAAGAATTCTGTTTACAATCTTGTATTTAAGTTTTGCGGTAATTGCAACGACGCAGAAGATATTACCAGCGAATCTTTTGTAAGGGCTTATAAAAATATAAAAGCGTACAATATTGAGCGGTCCTTTAAAAATTGGCTGTTTTCAATAGCAGTAAACGCTGCAAGAGATATGCTTCGGAAGAAAAAAAATCTGACCGCTTCAATTGATGCATCAATATTTTTAGAAGAATCTGAAATCAGGGTACAGTTTAGTGATGAGTCAGGGAACCCGGAAACTTTGCTCTTTGATAAGGAAGAAGCTGAAAGAATATTAGCCGCTATAAATGTTCTTCCTGAAAAATACCGGATTGTAATTATATTGAGATATCTGGAGAATCTTTCTTATGAAGAAATATCAAATATAATACAAAAACCGCTTGGTACCGTGAAGACCCGTATACATAGAGCGCAAAAAATATTATCAAAAAACCTTCCTGAATAG
- a CDS encoding 2-isopropylmalate synthase has protein sequence MKNKIIIFDTTLRDGEQSPGASLNVEQKIEIAHQLARLGVDVMEAGFPISSPGDFEAVKAVAKEVKGPIIAGLARTIEKDIEVCGMAIKPAKRGRIHTFIATSDIHLRYKLKKSREEVLEIAKRAVKYARKFTDDVEFSAEDAGRSDFDYLCKIVEETINAGATTINIPDTVGYAIPNEFGSTIRRLIERVPNIHKAVLSVHCHNDLGLSTANSISAVINGARQVECTINGIGERAGNCSLEEVVMILKTRQQLLKSYGIILPGIDTTQIYKTSKLVSSLTGISVQPNKAIVGSNAFAHEAGIHQDGVLKKSLTYEIMTPHSVGVPSNNLVLGKHSGRHAFSKRLAELGLKVDSKNIDSLFAKFKELTDKKKCVFDEDIAALAEEKLAGETELFKLEYFHTSSGSGVIPTATVKLGFCANKKNISLQEAAYGDGPVDAAYHAIDKIVSKELKWKSVPKLIDYTIHAVSGGKDALGEVIVKANYSGMTFTGRGSSTDIIEASIKSYLNVINKIAHAKFKKGSVKPI, from the coding sequence ATGAAAAACAAAATTATAATATTTGATACTACACTCAGGGACGGGGAACAGTCTCCCGGAGCCAGCTTGAATGTAGAACAAAAAATCGAAATAGCTCACCAGCTTGCAAGGCTTGGTGTAGATGTAATGGAAGCAGGTTTTCCTATTTCCAGCCCGGGCGATTTTGAAGCTGTAAAAGCCGTAGCTAAAGAAGTAAAAGGGCCTATTATTGCAGGTTTGGCCAGGACTATAGAAAAAGATATTGAGGTTTGCGGTATGGCGATAAAGCCTGCCAAAAGAGGCAGAATCCATACGTTTATTGCGACCAGCGATATCCATCTTAGGTACAAACTTAAAAAGAGCCGCGAAGAAGTTCTTGAAATTGCAAAACGCGCGGTAAAATATGCCAGAAAGTTTACTGATGACGTAGAGTTTTCGGCTGAGGATGCGGGCAGAAGCGATTTTGACTATCTTTGCAAAATTGTTGAAGAAACAATTAATGCCGGCGCTACAACGATAAATATACCGGACACGGTAGGTTATGCGATTCCAAATGAATTCGGCAGCACAATTAGAAGACTTATCGAAAGAGTTCCTAACATTCATAAAGCTGTTTTGAGCGTGCACTGCCACAACGACCTCGGTCTTTCTACAGCAAATTCTATTTCAGCTGTGATAAATGGAGCCAGGCAGGTTGAGTGTACTATCAACGGAATTGGTGAGCGCGCAGGTAATTGCAGCCTTGAAGAAGTGGTAATGATTCTTAAAACGAGGCAGCAATTGCTAAAAAGCTACGGGATAATTCTTCCCGGTATAGACACTACCCAAATCTACAAGACAAGCAAGCTTGTTTCAAGCCTTACCGGCATTTCCGTACAGCCCAATAAGGCTATAGTGGGCTCTAACGCTTTTGCGCACGAAGCAGGAATACATCAGGACGGGGTACTTAAAAAAAGCCTTACTTATGAGATAATGACCCCTCATTCCGTCGGAGTTCCTTCAAATAATCTCGTCCTTGGCAAACATTCAGGCAGGCACGCTTTTTCCAAAAGGCTTGCCGAACTTGGTTTGAAAGTCGATTCAAAGAATATCGACTCTCTTTTTGCAAAGTTCAAAGAACTTACTGACAAGAAAAAATGCGTATTTGATGAAGATATAGCAGCCCTCGCTGAAGAAAAACTTGCCGGAGAAACGGAATTATTCAAACTTGAATATTTCCATACTTCATCCGGTTCAGGCGTAATACCTACAGCGACAGTTAAGTTGGGTTTTTGCGCGAATAAGAAAAATATAAGCCTGCAAGAAGCAGCTTACGGCGACGGCCCTGTAGATGCGGCTTATCATGCTATAGACAAAATCGTATCAAAAGAACTTAAATGGAAATCTGTTCCTAAGTTGATAGATTATACTATTCATGCGGTTTCAGGCGGAAAAGACGCTTTGGGCGAGGTTATAGTAAAAGCAAATTATTCCGGAATGACTTTTACGGGCAGAGGTTCTTCTACGGATATTATTGAAGCAAGTATAAAGTCGTACTTGAACGTGATAAACAAAATAGCACATGCAAAATTTAAAAAGGGAAGCGTGAAGCCTATATGA
- the leuD gene encoding 3-isopropylmalate dehydratase small subunit, whose amino-acid sequence MITGKAIKYRDNINTDEIIPAKFLNLRENDELGRHCMEGIDLDFSKKAKKGDIIVAGRNFGCGSSREHAPVAIKAAGISCVIAESFARIFFRNSINIGLPIIECKKAAQNISEGDNIEVDLQNGKIKNLTKNEEYAFIAFPEFLQKIINSGGLIPYLKRAVNA is encoded by the coding sequence ATGATAACTGGAAAAGCAATAAAATATCGTGACAATATCAACACTGATGAAATAATTCCTGCAAAATTTTTAAACCTTCGGGAAAATGATGAATTGGGCAGGCATTGCATGGAAGGGATAGATTTAGATTTTTCAAAAAAAGCTAAGAAAGGCGATATTATTGTAGCCGGAAGGAATTTTGGATGCGGATCTTCAAGAGAACATGCGCCTGTTGCCATTAAAGCTGCCGGAATTTCGTGTGTGATAGCAGAATCTTTTGCCAGAATTTTTTTCCGCAACTCAATAAATATCGGTCTGCCGATTATTGAATGTAAAAAAGCCGCACAAAACATAAGCGAAGGCGATAATATTGAAGTAGACCTTCAAAACGGGAAAATAAAGAACCTCACGAAAAATGAGGAATATGCTTTCATTGCTTTCCCTGAATTTTTGCAGAAGATTATTAATTCGGGCGGTTTAATACCTTACCTGAAGCGCGCTGTAAACGCATAA
- a CDS encoding ChbG/HpnK family deacetylase, which yields MKKIIINADDFGLTAKINQGIISAHKNGVVTSTSIIASDYSSAFDDAIRLAKENPNLEVGIHIELDKFFNVDQTKGVVYNWVTEPAPVEQVRNEIRSQIARLKNAGINPPHITSRHHVHLRNELIPVVVDVAREQGIKIIRFARRFFSHNGDFNRHKALIEQNQIIFPEHFIEGWYWGNIDENFSVAELATHPGYGELWREYELTACCNPQLKSYLNEKNIQLIKFLDLLNQ from the coding sequence ATGAAAAAGATAATAATAAACGCAGACGATTTCGGGTTAACAGCTAAAATCAATCAGGGGATAATCTCTGCTCATAAAAACGGTGTTGTTACCAGCACGAGTATAATAGCTTCTGATTACTCGTCTGCGTTTGATGACGCTATAAGATTAGCTAAAGAAAACCCAAATCTTGAAGTAGGTATCCATATAGAACTTGATAAGTTTTTCAATGTTGACCAGACAAAAGGAGTTGTTTACAATTGGGTAACCGAACCGGCTCCGGTTGAGCAAGTAAGAAATGAAATCAGAAGTCAGATTGCCAGGCTTAAAAATGCAGGAATTAACCCTCCTCACATAACAAGCCGCCATCATGTTCACTTAAGAAATGAACTTATTCCCGTTGTCGTTGACGTTGCCAGGGAACAAGGCATTAAAATAATCAGGTTTGCCAGGAGATTTTTCTCTCACAACGGCGATTTCAACAGGCATAAAGCGTTAATTGAGCAAAATCAGATTATATTTCCTGAACATTTTATTGAAGGCTGGTATTGGGGTAATATTGATGAAAATTTTTCCGTGGCAGAACTTGCCACTCATCCGGGTTATGGCGAGCTTTGGAGAGAATATGAACTCACGGCTTGCTGCAATCCCCAGCTGAAATCTTACCTTAACGAAAAAAATATCCAGTTAATAAAATTTCTAGATCTTCTTAACCAATAA
- the pssA gene encoding CDP-diacylglycerol--serine O-phosphatidyltransferase gives MGFGIYIASIFTVGNLGMGFYSIISSAQGNYSTAAWLIMAAMVFDGLDGTIARVTKTTSYLGIELDSFADITSFCIAPAVLMYFLVLKDYKLPGLAVAFLFVVFGALRLARYNIKSFEAKSLVTYFEGLPSPAAGGILASIVLIFGVFQKFEQGVTTKTIPLVTDRVPYIFQFMPLIMLVLGFLMITKLRYISFSKSKIFKKISLRTFILIVVGALLILSYPENMIFIIFSIYVLSGVIEFLWRINKMQHEKRREKLNGDQ, from the coding sequence ATGGGTTTTGGAATTTATATAGCGAGTATCTTTACCGTAGGTAATCTTGGTATGGGTTTTTATTCGATTATCAGTTCAGCCCAGGGGAATTACTCTACAGCTGCCTGGCTGATAATGGCAGCCATGGTTTTTGACGGATTGGATGGAACTATTGCCAGGGTCACCAAAACAACCAGCTACCTTGGTATAGAACTTGATTCTTTTGCCGATATTACTTCTTTTTGTATAGCTCCGGCAGTGCTGATGTATTTCCTTGTCCTAAAAGACTATAAACTCCCTGGTCTTGCCGTGGCATTTCTGTTTGTCGTTTTTGGAGCTCTCAGGCTTGCAAGATATAATATTAAATCCTTTGAAGCGAAATCTTTAGTCACATATTTTGAAGGCTTGCCCAGCCCGGCGGCAGGCGGAATTCTAGCTTCAATTGTGCTTATATTTGGTGTTTTTCAAAAATTCGAACAAGGCGTAACTACGAAAACAATACCCCTGGTAACCGACAGGGTCCCTTATATATTCCAGTTTATGCCGTTAATTATGCTGGTGTTAGGCTTTCTTATGATTACTAAACTTCGTTATATAAGTTTTTCAAAATCAAAGATTTTCAAAAAAATATCACTGAGAACGTTCATTTTGATAGTAGTAGGAGCGCTGCTGATATTATCTTACCCGGAGAACATGATCTTCATAATCTTTTCGATCTATGTTCTTTCGGGGGTAATCGAATTTTTGTGGAGAATAAATAAAATGCAGCACGAAAAAAGGCGCGAGAAATTGAATGGGGATCAATAA
- a CDS encoding 3-isopropylmalate dehydrogenase: MKTYKIGVLPGDGVGPEIIHEGMKVLEASLKKEKVTCEYVDYDFGAERYLKTNEVLPDSALDEFRKLDAIYLGAVGDPRVKPGLLEKELLLRIRFTLDQYINLRPVINYPGVWVPVKDKTDKEIDFVVIRENTEGLYCGIGGVFKKGTTDEVSTQIELNTYKGVERCIRYAFEYCKKRNKRKKLTMVDKSNVLTYGHDLWIRTFDTVGKKYPEITKDHAYVDAACMWMIKNPEWFDVIVTNNMFGDIITDLGAMVQGGLGVAAGGNINPEGVSMFEPIHGSAPKYTGKNVINPIATIAAGAMMMETLGETKVADNIDRAIRKVLASGKVKSMDAGKMGFSTSEIGDLIAKEI; the protein is encoded by the coding sequence ATGAAGACTTACAAGATTGGAGTATTGCCAGGAGATGGAGTAGGCCCGGAGATTATCCATGAAGGAATGAAAGTGCTGGAAGCTTCTTTAAAGAAAGAGAAGGTAACCTGCGAGTATGTTGATTATGATTTTGGCGCAGAAAGGTATTTAAAAACAAATGAAGTTTTGCCTGATTCAGCTCTGGATGAATTCAGAAAACTTGACGCGATATACCTCGGGGCTGTGGGAGACCCGCGGGTAAAACCGGGTTTGCTGGAAAAAGAACTGCTTCTGAGAATCAGGTTTACGCTGGATCAATATATAAATCTAAGACCCGTCATCAATTACCCGGGAGTATGGGTTCCTGTAAAAGACAAAACTGATAAGGAAATAGATTTCGTAGTAATCAGGGAAAATACAGAAGGCCTATATTGCGGCATCGGCGGCGTTTTTAAAAAAGGAACCACTGATGAAGTTTCTACCCAGATTGAGCTCAATACTTATAAAGGCGTTGAAAGATGTATCCGTTATGCTTTCGAGTACTGCAAAAAACGCAATAAAAGAAAAAAACTTACCATGGTTGATAAATCTAACGTGTTAACTTACGGCCACGATTTATGGATAAGGACCTTTGATACAGTTGGAAAAAAATATCCGGAAATAACAAAAGACCATGCTTATGTTGACGCTGCCTGCATGTGGATGATAAAAAATCCGGAATGGTTTGATGTTATTGTAACCAACAATATGTTCGGTGACATCATTACAGATCTGGGTGCCATGGTCCAGGGCGGGCTTGGTGTTGCTGCCGGCGGAAATATTAACCCGGAAGGTGTTTCAATGTTTGAACCAATCCACGGTTCTGCGCCTAAGTATACCGGAAAAAATGTAATCAACCCTATTGCCACAATAGCAGCCGGAGCGATGATGATGGAAACTCTCGGCGAAACAAAAGTTGCCGACAACATTGACCGCGCAATCAGAAAAGTGCTTGCCAGCGGCAAAGTTAAATCTATGGATGCAGGCAAGATGGGATTCTCGACTTCAGAAATTGGTGATTTAATAGCAAAGGAAATATAA
- a CDS encoding aspartate-semialdehyde dehydrogenase, which yields MDRKYGVGVVGIGLVGSEMVKVLEQRNFPAREIKIFATREREEEINGKKYKVEIANDNSFKGLDVVLFAGTEGSKGASKQWGWKAVESGAYVIDNGDDFRMDGRCPLVVPEVNAHHLSKDKKFIANPNCSTIQMVVALAPLHRYSKIKRIVVSTYQSVSGTGRAGVRELYEQSKETADSYPDIKVVKTKPAAYPHQIAFNVIPQISGISEDPAFSNYYKEEIKMVKETRKILDAPGLKITATCVRVPVFSAHSESINVEFEKKITAAQAREILSQAPGVVLMDLPEKSIYPMPLAIGGKDETFVGRIREDVSCANALDLWVVADNVRKGAALNAVQIAETLISKKLL from the coding sequence ATGGATAGAAAATACGGAGTTGGAGTGGTCGGCATAGGTTTAGTCGGCTCGGAAATGGTAAAAGTACTCGAGCAGCGTAACTTCCCTGCAAGGGAAATAAAGATATTTGCTACTCGCGAAAGAGAAGAAGAAATCAACGGAAAAAAATATAAAGTTGAAATAGCAAATGATAACTCTTTTAAGGGGCTTGATGTCGTGCTATTTGCAGGAACTGAAGGTTCAAAAGGCGCTTCAAAACAGTGGGGTTGGAAAGCTGTGGAATCCGGCGCCTATGTTATTGATAATGGCGACGATTTTAGAATGGATGGCCGCTGTCCGCTGGTAGTTCCTGAGGTTAATGCTCACCATTTAAGTAAAGACAAAAAATTTATTGCAAACCCAAATTGCTCTACCATACAAATGGTGGTTGCTTTAGCGCCGTTACATCGTTATAGCAAAATAAAAAGAATAGTTGTTTCGACATACCAATCTGTATCAGGTACCGGCAGAGCAGGTGTTCGGGAGCTTTATGAACAGTCCAAAGAAACCGCGGATTCGTATCCCGATATTAAAGTAGTGAAAACAAAACCCGCTGCCTATCCTCACCAGATTGCTTTTAATGTTATTCCTCAAATAAGCGGCATAAGCGAAGACCCTGCTTTTTCTAACTATTACAAAGAAGAAATTAAAATGGTGAAAGAAACCAGGAAAATACTTGATGCTCCGGGGCTGAAAATAACCGCCACTTGTGTAAGGGTTCCAGTTTTTTCAGCGCATTCAGAATCTATAAATGTAGAATTTGAGAAAAAAATTACTGCCGCGCAGGCCAGGGAAATCCTTTCGCAGGCTCCGGGAGTAGTGCTTATGGATTTGCCGGAAAAAAGCATATACCCAATGCCTCTTGCTATTGGCGGCAAGGATGAAACCTTTGTCGGTAGAATTAGGGAAGATGTTTCCTGCGCCAACGCGCTGGACTTATGGGTTGTAGCAGACAACGTCAGAAAAGGCGCTGCGCTTAACGCAGTTCAGATAGCAGAAACATTAATTTCAAAAAAACTATTGTAG